ctgctctgtttttcgttttccttaaaggttttctctcccgtgtAACGCATGCTTGCGCCTTTCTTTTGACTGCTTTCCACGCATCTGTCGCCTTGTCTTCCCGCGCACACAAGCGGAGCGCAGAGTGTGTCTCACGAGAGGTCGATAGACCGAAGTTGTACCCCACAGTTTGGGCGTTTTCATACTCCGTTCTACGCGGttgctttgtttcttccttcctgcgctctctctttccagagTCCAAAAGCAAACCACGATCAATGGGCTCTGCAGCCATCCAAATCACAAACACGGCACCAAATGCGCACAGACACCCGACAGCATGTATTCCAACGTTATAGGAACTCCTTAAATCTTGTGCTGTGACTGAGCAGTCCAACGTGTAAATCCCAAACCCTGCGACGTTGTAAGAAACACGTCCCCAAGCTCTCTCGCCACGAGACTCAGCTGTACAGACTCGTGGAAACCAGATCGAGATACCGCACTCCTGCGATCTACTCCGATTGTATTCGCAGATGTGTCTCTAGctcctgtgtgtctctgccctcACGAAAGTGGCAACATTGTTTCGTCGCGGATTCCTAACACgcgaaaaggaagcaaaTCGCTGCGGCACAAATAAGGCTTCCGTGCTCGAGGATCAGAAGAGCGGAAACCGACTGTGGCAGAGCTGCTTAACTGGTTGCTGGTGCGATGGCTGCGTTATTTTGGGTCACTGCGCGAGCTCGTGTCGAAGCAATATGTCCAACTGCGCATCGAAGTTGATCCTGATGAATCATAGACGGTAATGTGCAGCTGAACTTTCACTTAATGAGCTAGCAGCTCATAAAAGGAATATGCTTGGAGATTGTAAAGCCTCCAACGGTTTACTCCTTCACGATGTgtaccggatccaagttctgtTGTGTTAGCAGCGCAGTCATGATGATAAATGCTGTACTTGCCCGACAAGAATGTTTTACCGTTGAACCGTCATACCACAGCAGCCGTTTGCACCTTATTGTGGAGGCCCGTTGAGGTTCGTAACGCGCATCTGATTCACACTCACGCACTTCTGtggtctttcctctcttcgtaAGTGAACATCTGCGTTTAATtgtgaagaaacgaaggaagaagtaTAGGGAGAAAATGCGGATTTCAACTCCGGCAAATGGGTGAGATACAGTAGCCCTGGAACTTACGAACAGAGGCGGAAGATGTCAAAGAATCTGCGAGTGTTCCGTTTTCCAAACGAAACACACGGTCTCATTCAACCGGATAAACCGTTACACGGGTTACCTTGAGACACCGGAAAGGACTGGACGAGAgcgggagcagaagaagcccAAGGCGCACAACACGCAAGTCGAACGGCGCAGGAAGACaagagcagacgagagacaggtgTAAAGAAAGTCGCAAGACGTATAGATGATGCGTCAAGCAGACCGTGATCCCTGCGAGAGGAAGTTGCTCGTGATCCTGAAAGACTGTTTCCTTTCAAACGCATCCTAAGTGtgtctttcgtctttttcggcAATTCTAAGTCCGTCTTTTTGTTTTGTCGCGAAGTACGCGAGTCTAGTCAAATGCCTCGTGGCGAGCATTGGTGTGCGCGTGGCTTCGTTTCTCGTGTCCTCCTTGTCcctttcccttcttcccttctctctcatgttcttcctgcttcccgcccttccccttcttcggaCTCTCCAGAGTCACTGGGGGCATCTGCGAACGAACGTGGACAAGCGTAGGCaaacgcaggaaaaaacgacgaTCATTGGCCGCAAAAGGTCAGCCACGCAGTtaaaaaacagagacgaaaggccggaagaaggggaagaagcaacCGGCctagaaagaaacgaagttAGAACTGCGGAAGACGGGCTCCAGAGCGAGAAATTGGGTTCGATacaaaacagaagaaggacagacaGAATCGCCCagacaaagcagagagagaaagccgtGACTCCCCTGAAACCTTCTTGCTCCAAGCACCACTCCTGTCTACAGGCAGGCATACAGTTACAGCTCTACCTAAGTAGATGCACATACAGATGAAGCATGCCACACATGCGTGTACAGCTTGAAGATAATCCGTGTCGCAGAGGATAATCCGTGTCGCCCTTCGACAGTTCGAAGTCCTCATCTCGTCCTCACCTGGAAAGCGGCAGCCTGCTCCTTCGAGCATGGCCAGATCTGAACTTTGATGACTGGCAAGCTGGCAAGCAACGACGCGTTGAGAGGGAGATGGAGAGGCCGTCCCACGTCGCGACACTCGCGAACGAAGCCGCCAATGAGGAGAACGAGGTGACTCGtgcgcgcgcgcgtcttcttctggtgCATCTGGGCGACGACTTGCAGCTCCACGCGGTGGCCTGGAGAGAAACCGGAGCGGCCGCGACGCGCGCAGGCAGTTTCAGAAGAACGACAAGACAACGACTCGTCTAGAGCGGGGACTCGACTCTGTCGGGCGATCCCCAGAAAGCAGAGCTCGAAAGGCGAGGGAGCAAAAGCACCGTCCTCAAACGGGGGGCGAACGTCAACGGGAATGGCCCGCGGGAGGCAGAAagacggaagaaagagaaaaaacgcatgaAGTGCAGAGGTGGAAGAAGGGACTGAGGAACACCGGGTGCGCAGACTGTGAGTTTGTTCACAGAAAGgacgtggagaggagaggcagtcaggcagaaaagcgaattcgacgagagaagacggaaggaCCCAAAAAGCCGCATAGAACAGGGAAGGTTGATGCCGTCACGAATAACACTGACTAGCGGCTTTTGTGTGGATGCCCCAGATCGCGTTCTGTCAGAAGACAGCCAGGACCTCTGCAGGAGAGTGGAGGGAACCTGGTAGAAAAATGGGAAGCGGCGGAAGAAATGACCATGAAAAACGCCAAAGGAGACCACATGTGCGCACCACGCTGGTAAGAAAGATGAAGGAATTGTATACCTTGAGACAGAAATTTCCTCGCAGTCTGGGCACTCCTCAGCATATCGCGCTCGTCCGCAACACCGTTGATCCTCacggctgcagagaagcaagacaTATATATCTCCAGCGAACAGAATTCGCACCACAGTTTGTGTCGCACTTAACCTGTTCTTGAGGCAGCATACCAGGCGCCTCACAAGCCGCTTTAGAGGGTTCCTAGCAACGCGCGCGTGACACGGATGCTTCAGACCCACACTCGACGCGTGGTGTTGTTACCGAATTCGTTTTAGCGACCTCTTCCGCCATCCGTTCCAACGCATGTCTTCGGTGTTTTCACTCTCTCCACAAACACCATTTCTATACGTTCCcctctcccctttttctGCACCATCGTCGCCGATCCAGAAATCCACCAGCTGAGCCCGCTGTACCCTCCGTCTACCAAGAATGGccggctgcatgcaaccaCTTCCTTTCGAGTTCATGTCTCACTTTTAATCTTCAAAGACGGGTCAAAGGCGAATGTGCCCACATCTGCCTCCCGAGCTCCCCCCAACTCTCGACTTTCGAGCCCAACGGCCGCCGCTTTGGCTCCTTCCTCCGACCGCAAGTCCGCGGCCTCGCCGCCTGCTCCGCCGCTGGTCGCCCCCTCCTTCATTTCAACTCCTCCGTCGGTGCTTCCGCGCCTTCCGACCTCTCCAGAAAAACTGTACCCCACGCGAAACGCAGCGGGGACTTGCATCGCCTTCGCGCGGGCCtggcgcagctgctgctgttcCAGGAAGTCCGACAGACTTGAAGTGAGCACACAGACCGGAAGCTTCGCGCTGCTGCCTGCGAGGACGACGGCTTCCaagcctcgcctctctgcctcctcgagCGCGGCGACACCCGACATGTCTCCCAGCAACTCGCGGCGACTGCGTGGGCTGGCCCCCGCGCGATCGCCTGCTTCTGATGCTTCGGAGGCAGCTTCCACGAGAACGCGCACGacaggcagagacgcgaTGTCCGAGGCAAACAGGTTCCCCTGCACGCGGCTGTCGCGGTCGCTCTGGAAAGCGAAACaggcaggaaacagagaccaGAGACCGCAAAGATCGAAGGGATCATGTTCACAATCGAAcggcagctgcatgcgcgtacGTCGAAAGCGGACGTGAACACGCGACGGGAGGAAACTGCAACAGTTTCGCATCCATAGACATAAGTGTAGACAAAGAGACGTAGAAGGGGAAGCATTTGTGCGAGgtggggaaagagagaggcaagaatGTAGTTTGACAATTCTGTCAACAGTCGAAATCGGCACGTCGACTCTGCGCACATGTTTACATATACACCTGCATATATGTAAACGTATATGTGcacatatgaatatatatatatatatatatgtttatatgcaGAGTGGTGAACAGCAAATGGGAGAGTGTTTTCGAGAAGGAGGCGTGAGCCGCTGGTCATGCTTACAGCCGAAGAGAAAGATTTCGTTCTTGCAAgcaagcgacgaagaggtgCAGTTGCTGTTTCACTCTTTGTCTTCCACGACAGAGTCTGCGGCTGTCTAGAAAGATCTTCAAAAGAAGTCAGGCTCGCGTAGCTCCTCGCCAGAAAAGGCGTCTGGGACTGCCGGCCGTTCAGGACGCTGTGCTGCGACAGGCATGAGAGGCGCGTGCGCCAACGGACATAGAGAATGGCGTCAGGGAAGCCAGCCCAAGAAGCACCCTGGGCAGCAGCcggttctgtttctcgcttttcgaTCTCTCGGTGACAGGGCGGTTGGGCGAAGCATGCAGACGGACAAGTGAAAAGGCTCGAAGCGCCAGAGTCCAAAGGTGAGGCGTAGCCCTGCAAAGGACATGCACCCTCCCGCCAAGGTGATGCGGCAGGTTCCCCTGCATCGGAAGACTCGGCAACCCTCTCAGTTTGCGTCGGCGAAGTCCACAGTCGCTCGTCATgaagacgcgaggaaagacCTGTGCGAGGGGGCCGAACAGCAAGCGGCCGCCTAAGAAGCCGCCGGCCTCGGCTTGCCACTTGCCGAGAAAGGCGTTGAACGCACTGTTCACGAAGTCCCCCGACCATCTTGGCTCACAACCATGGCGAATTCTCCCGTTCAAGGAACAGGAAGACACACTGCCAGTCCGCGTTCGGCGTCTTGCCGTGCTTCCCAACTTGTCGGATAGGTggagcagcgagaggcgccGTGGTCACGGTGTGCGGTTGAGAAAACGTGAGACGCAACGAAAGGGTCGAGGGTAGGAAAAGCGTTTGCGTAGAATTTTTGTGGCTGCAGAAACACGCTTCAGAGTgtcgaggacgagaggaTTGCCGTTCTTTGCTAGAGTGGAACGCGCGGCGGAAACGAATAGGCGAAGCTCGACAGGTGCCGGGCATGAGGGATGGATCGGCTTTCAGGAACTTCGACGAAGCGTTTTAACGGAAGCGGAACCTGAGACACCCGATGATTCAACGAATTTAGAGCGGAACCTGAAGAACATGCCAGCGACGAATGAGTACGTAAACGTTGACTGCACCAGGGGCAAGAAAAGAATCTCTTGTTACGACAACGCAAAAAGAGACTCCTGATTAGTCAC
This genomic interval from Toxoplasma gondii ME49 chromosome VIIb, whole genome shotgun sequence contains the following:
- a CDS encoding hypothetical protein (encoded by transcript TGME49_258630); the encoded protein is MVGGLREQCVQRLSRQVASRGRRLLRRPLAVRPPRTGLSSRLHDERLWTSPTQTERVAESSDAGEPAASPWREGACPLQGYASPLDSGASSLFTCPSACFAQPPCHREIEKRETEPAAAQGASWAGFPDAILYVRWRTRLSCLSQHSVLNGRQSQTPFLARSYASLTSFEDLSRQPQTLSWKTKSETATAPLRRLLARTKSFSSASDRDSRVQGNLFASDIASLPVVRVLVEAASEASEAGDRAGASPRSRRELLGDMSGVAALEEAERRGLEAVVLAGSSAKLPVCVLTSSLSDFLEQQQLRQARAKAMQVPAAFRVGYSFSGEVGRRGSTDGGVEMKEGATSGGAGGEAADLRSEEGAKAAAVGLESRELGGAREADVGTFAFDPSLKIKTVRINGVADERDMLRSAQTARKFLSQGHRVELQVVAQMHQKKTRARTSHLVLLIGGFVRECRDVGRPLHLPLNASLLASLPVIKVQIWPCSKEQAAAFQMPPVTLESPKKGKGGKQEEHEREGKKGKGQGGHEKRSHAHTNARHEAFD